Proteins from a genomic interval of Pseudophryne corroboree isolate aPseCor3 chromosome 4, aPseCor3.hap2, whole genome shotgun sequence:
- the TRIM59 gene encoding tripartite motif-containing protein 59 yields MHHLEEELTCSVCFSMFDDPRILQCSHTFCRDCLENVNRSSTSYSWRHSVGQLKCPACRGITAFATGVNSLPVNFALKAIVEKYKSSKHLQHRSSMKTCIEHSNQLNMYCLKDRTLICGQCLTVGQHRGHLVDDPESAYTRERNMASKLLATLSDGKFTGVSPVIRALEEQMANCKNIVQEDKEEVVVFFDNLIELFEEKKQHFLSALNDLNQQVVDLYAPQIEAMKQIEDEELDLISLSSSAQEEESPLAYLENIHDIQQRMEALKKQPLLPVHPVDISPRVGQILKDQVLETNTGQIQLLRVPTFGIHFHKKDSTNSKITLNAPFTSVLFTVLLCITLIVLFASSNIEILPDFTTLYWMRLSEIMEPVLIWFGVYRDTVQTYSQRFADLYCYFISYVSSLLAHSGNITV; encoded by the coding sequence ATGCATCACTTAGAAGAAGAGCTGACTTGCTCCGTCTGCTTCAGCATGTTTGATGACCCTAGAATACTGCAATGCTCACATACTTTTTGCAGAGACTGCCTTGAAAATGTAAACAGGTCGTCAACCAGTTATTCATGGAGACACTCAGTGGGGCAACTTAAATGTCCAGCCTGCAGGGGGATTACAGCATTTGCCACAGGAGTTAATTCTCTGCCAGTCAACTTTGCATTAAAAGCCATTGTGGAAAAATATAAATCTAGCAAGCACCTCCAGCACCGCTCCAGCATGAAAACCTGTATAGAGCACAGCAATCAGCTAAACATGTATTGTCTCAAAGATCGAACGCTAATTTGTGGTCAGTGTCTTACAGTGGGACAGCATCGAGGGCATCTGGTGGATGATCCAGAAAGTGCCTACACAAGGGAGCGAAATATGGCTTCTAAACTATTAGCCACCCTCAGTGATGGTAAATTCACCGGTGTATCCCCAGTAATTAGAGCACTCGAAGAGCAAATGGCTAATTGTAAGAATATCGTTCAGGAAGATAAAGAGGAAGTGGTGGTGTTTTTTGATAATTTAATTGAACTATTTGAGGAGAAGAAGCAACATTTTCTGTCCGCCCTTAATGATCTCAACCAGCAAGTAGTAGATTTATATGCTCCTCAAATAGAGGCAATGAAGCAGATCGAAGATGAAGAATTGGACCTTATATCGTTGAGCAGTTCTGCTCAGGAGGAAGAATCCCCACTCGCATACCTGGAGAATATCCATGACATACAGCAAAGAATGGAAGCCTTGAAAAAGCAGCCATTACTTCCTGTTCATCCTGTTGATATCTCCCCCAGGGTTGGGCAAATATTAAAGGATCAGGTATTGGAAACCAATACTGGCCAAATTCAGCTGTTACGTGTGCCGACATTTGGCATTCATTTTCATAAGAAAGATAGTACCAACAGCAAGATCACTCTAAATGCTCCGTTCACATCCGTTTTATTTACTGTACTTTTATGTATTACGCTGATAGTGCTGTTTGCATCCTCAAACATAGAAATATTACCTGATTTCACTACTCTGTATTGGATGCGCCTCTCTGAAATTATGGAGCCAGTTCTAATTTGGTTTGGGGTTTACAGGGATACAGTACAGACCTATTCCCAGAGGTTTGCAGACTTATATTGTTACTTTATATCCTATGTATCGTCTTTACTAGCTCATTCTGGTAACataacagtataa